A genomic region of Trifolium pratense cultivar HEN17-A07 linkage group LG3, ARS_RC_1.1, whole genome shotgun sequence contains the following coding sequences:
- the LOC123916647 gene encoding auxin-binding protein ABP19b-like, whose product MKMIHIILHLFVLLLSYTITSQSHTTSSVNDFCVANLSFPNTPLGYPCKSPLHVTVNDFVFSEFVAGNTKNPFNVGLTTASVNNLPGLNGLGISASRIDIGINGSVPMHFHPDATELFIIVQGRITAGFITPKKVYVKTLIPGDVIVFPKGLVHFQVNSGTGKAIAFAALTSSNPSMDVIDEVLFGNNLSTFMIEKTTLLDPSQIEELKAQFGL is encoded by the coding sequence atGAAAATGATTCACATTATTCTTCACCTTTTTGTTCTTCTCTTATCATATACTATTACCTCCCAATCACATACTACTTCTTCTGTCAATGATTTCTGTGTAGCAAACTTGTCATTTCCAAACACTCCTTTAGGCTATCCATGCAAATCACCATTACATGTAACAGTGAATGATTTTGTATTCTCCGAATTTGTAGCTGGAAACACAAAAAACCCTTTTAATGTTGGATTAACCACTGCATCAGTGAATAATTTACCAGGTCTCAATGGACTTGGTATATCTGCATCAAGAATAGATATTGGTATAAATGGATCAGTACCAATGCACTTTCATCCTGATGCAACTGAATTATTCATTATCGTTCAAGGTCGAATTACTGCTGGATTTATCACACCAAAAAAAGTTTATGTTAAAACTCTTATTCCTGGTGATGTTATTGTTTTTCCAAAAGGACTTGTGCATTTTCAGGTGAATTCTGGTACTGGAAAAGCTATTGCTTTTGCTGCTTTAACTAGCTCAAATCCTAGCATGGATGTAATTGATGAGGTGCTATTTGGTAATAACTTATCAACTTTCATGATTGAAAAAACTACTCTTCTTGATCCTTCTCAAATTGAGGAACTTAAGGCTCAGTTTGGTCTTTGA
- the LOC123919083 gene encoding UDP-glycosyltransferase 87A1-like has translation MELQVPNPPTPKSITMSHVLVVPYPSRGHINPMMNLSKLLVSHNPNILVTFVVTQEWKTLINSEPKPDNIRLETIPNVSGDNFMKVVEAVMTEMEAPFERLIDRLVQPPPTLIICDAFLFWAVDVGNRRNIPVAAFWTTSTSELWVQFFHIFLQGKHLENGEKIIDYIPANSWIRLTDIPLLDKNNHQILQWAMEACQWILKAQYLLLPSIYELEPQVIDALKSKLKIPIYTIGPNIPYFNLGHKSVHDLNCVNDSSQSYLDWLNLQPYGSVLYISYGSFLSVSRTQMDEIAAALKDSGVRFLWVTRDETQRLKEMCGKMGYVVTWCDQLRVLLHPSIGGYWTHCGWNSVIEGIFSGVPFLTFPIAMDQPMISKIIVEDWKIGWRVKKDDKLETLVTREEIVVLIRKFMDLDSDLGSDLRKRAKELQLLCQDAIKKGGSSETNINAFLKNIFESGLAHEGSNGSNEGSNGLQAHVAIDNFN, from the exons ATGGAGTTACAAGTTCCAAATCCACCCACACCCAAATCAATAACAATGAGCCACGTGTTAGTGGTTCCATACCCTTCGCGAGGACACATTAACCCAATGATGAATCTAAGTAAGTTACTTGTGTCTCACAACCCCAACATCCTCGTAACCTTTGTTGTCACTCAAGAATGGAAAACCTTAATCAACTCCGAACCAAAACCCGACAACATAAGACTCGAAACAATCCCTAACGTTAGTGGTGACAACTTCATGAAAGTTGTTGAAGCTGTTATGACTGAAATGGAAGCGCCGTTCGAGCGGCTAATTGACCGTCTTGTTCAGCCGCCGCCGACGCTTATTATCTGTGATGCTTTTCTCTTTTGGGCTGTTGATGTTGGAAATCGGAGGAATATTCCGGTGGCGGCTTTCTGGACAACGTCCACGTCGGAGTTGTGGGTgcaattttttcatatttttctacaaGGAAAGCATTTAG AAAATGgtgaaaaaattatagattATATTCCAGCAAACTCCTGGATTCGTCTGACAGATATTCCTCTTCTTGATAAGAACAACCATCAAATTTTACAATGGGCTATGGAAGCTTGTCAATGGATTCTCAAAGCACAATATCTATTACTGCCTTCAATTTATGAACTTGAACCTCAAGTAATTGATGCCTTAAAATCAAAGCTCAAAATACCAATTTACACAATTGGCCCAAACATACCATATTTTAATCTAGGACACAAGTCAGTACATGATCTAAATTGTGTTAATGATTCTTCCCAAAGTTACCTGGATTGGTTAAATCTCCAACCATATGGTTCTGTTTTGTACATTTCATATGGTAGTTTCCTATCCGTTTCAAGAACACAAATGGATGAGATCGCAGCTGCTTTGAAGGATAGTGGCGTTCGATTTTTATGGGTAACGCGTGACGAGACGCAAAGATTGAAAGAGATGTGTGGGAAAATGGGGTATGTTGTGACATGGTGTGACCAATTGAGGGTATTGTTACATCCGTCTATAGGCGGTTATTGGACGCATTGTGGTTGGAATTCAGTTATCGAAGGTATTTTTTCGGGTGTTCCATTTTTAACATTTCCAATAGCTATGGATCAACCAATGATTAGTAAGATTATAGTTGAAGATTGGAAAATTGGGTGGAGAGTGAAGAAAGATGATAAGTTAGAAACTTTGGTTACAAGAGAAGAAATTGTTGTGTTGATAAGGAAATTCATGGATTTGGATTCTGATTTAGGAAGTGATTTGAGAAAAAGAGCTAAAGAGCTTCAACTTTTATGTCAAGATGCAATAAAGAAAGGTGGATCTTCTGAAACTAATATTAATGCATTTTTGAAGAATATATTCGAGAGTGGTTTGGCACATGAAGGATCAAATGGATCAAATGAAGGATCAAATGGACTACAAGCTCATGTTGCTATTGataatttcaattaa